A region of Bacteroidota bacterium DNA encodes the following proteins:
- the nusA gene encoding transcription termination/antitermination protein NusA, with protein MNSLELIDSFSEFKQMKNIDRPTMMKVLEDVFRTLLKKKYGDVDNFDIIVNTDKGDLEIWHRREIVEDAAVENPITQIGITEAQILQEDFEVGEETYEKIELESFGRRAVLAARQTLASKVGDLEKDEVYRKYKDRVGEVISAEVYQVWKKEILMLDEEGNELLLPKSEQIKTDFFKKGETVRTVIKKVELRGGTPYIILSRTDNAFLAKLMEAEVPEIFDGLIVIKNIVREPGEKAKVVVESFDDRIDPVGACVGVKGSRIHGIVRELKNENIDIINHTNNLSLMVQRALAPAKITSLDIDQEKKRISVYLKPDQVSLAIGKRGVNIKLASRLVGFEIDVYRENEEGESEEYDIDLDEFSDEIEGWMIDELKKIGCDTAKSVLQLSEDELVRRTDLEEETIKEIRKILESEFKDDEE; from the coding sequence ATGAACAGTTTAGAACTGATTGACTCGTTCAGCGAGTTCAAGCAAATGAAAAATATTGATCGCCCCACCATGATGAAGGTGTTGGAGGATGTTTTTCGTACCCTACTCAAAAAAAAATATGGTGATGTAGATAATTTCGACATCATTGTCAATACCGATAAGGGTGATTTAGAAATATGGCACCGCCGCGAAATTGTGGAAGATGCTGCGGTGGAAAACCCGATAACTCAAATTGGAATTACGGAGGCGCAAATACTTCAGGAAGACTTTGAAGTAGGAGAGGAAACCTATGAAAAAATTGAATTAGAAAGTTTTGGCCGTCGGGCTGTCTTAGCCGCACGTCAGACACTGGCTTCTAAGGTGGGCGATTTGGAGAAAGACGAAGTTTACCGGAAGTATAAAGATCGCGTGGGCGAAGTAATTTCTGCCGAGGTTTACCAAGTCTGGAAAAAGGAAATCCTGATGCTGGATGAGGAAGGCAATGAATTATTGTTGCCAAAGTCTGAACAAATCAAGACTGACTTCTTTAAAAAAGGAGAGACAGTTCGCACGGTAATTAAGAAAGTAGAGCTAAGAGGAGGAACTCCTTATATCATCCTTTCCAGAACCGATAATGCCTTCCTTGCTAAATTGATGGAGGCGGAGGTGCCCGAAATTTTTGATGGATTAATAGTAATCAAGAACATTGTTCGGGAACCGGGAGAGAAGGCAAAGGTGGTGGTAGAATCTTTCGATGACCGCATAGACCCGGTGGGTGCTTGTGTGGGGGTAAAGGGTTCTCGTATCCACGGAATTGTGCGCGAGCTGAAGAATGAAAATATTGACATCATCAACCACACAAACAATTTATCGTTGATGGTGCAGCGCGCGCTGGCTCCGGCAAAAATCACCTCACTGGATATTGATCAGGAGAAGAAAAGAATTTCAGTTTATCTGAAACCCGATCAGGTTTCTCTCGCCATCGGAAAGCGGGGCGTCAACATCAAACTGGCCAGTCGGTTAGTGGGTTTTGAAATTGACGTATATCGTGAAAATGAGGAAGGCGAGTCTGAAGAGTACGATATTGATCTCGATGAATTTTCAGACGAAATTGAAGGCTGGATGATTGATGAGTTGAAGAAAATAGGTTGCGATACAGCCAAGAGCGTTCTTCAGCTGAGCGAAGACGAGTTGGTACGTCGTACTGATTTAGAAGAAGAAACCATCAAGGAAATCAGAAAGATTCTCGAAAGCGAATTTAAGGATGATGAAGAATAG
- the infB gene encoding translation initiation factor IF-2 — translation MAEAKVVRLSKAAGIYNVSSDNIMEALKKKGFDNVNPNTKLTPEMIEVLDSQFGSDKAIKQQADSTNKVEKPAMETIQMPTEKPVAPQKQEEEEIIIKSNIAHAEDEPIRAVKQKLEGPKVIDKIDLEAKPKKGKKKVEEVVEVVEEVVVPAPIVEAPPVEEPKTKKKKEEPAPVPEEKHETKYQQLTGPKQIGIIDLTKFAEKPKKKEDEAKDGEAKKRTRKLVKKKERAPLAADPQYNKKVDDFQRRREVKKADPAQPAEITEKEIEDKIKATMAKIQAQTSKSDRSKFRRGKRESVQEKMASEKQGLENNKLQVAEFTSVAELASLMDLSPVQIIRTCMGLGVIVSINQRLDATVIELVAAEHGFEISFISAADQTAFKEDEADKPEDLLPRAPIVTIMGHVDHGKTSLLDYIRKTKVADKEAGGITQHIGAYEVTTADDKKITFLDTPGHEAFTAMRARGAKVTDIAVIVIAADDAVMPQTKEAINHAQSAGVPMIFAFNKIDKDGANPNKIREQLSAMNLLVEEWGGPYQSQEISAKKGLNVDLLLEKIAIQAELLELKANAKKMAIGSVIEATLDKGRGYTTTLLVQAGTLKMGDIIVAGPYYGRIKAMFDHTGAKVKAAGPSVPIQVLGLSGAPQAGEKFKVFDNEQDAKELANKRAQIERETGIRTKKHITLDEIGRRLALGNFKELNLILKGDVDGSVEALADSLLKLSTEEIQIRIIHKGVGAISESDVLLAAASDAIVIGFNVRPSQNAKKISETENIDIRLYSVIYKAIDEIKSAMEGLLEPKIEEKVIGNLDVKDAIHISKVGTIAGCFVRDGRVLSKSKVRIIRDGIVIHTGIVSGLKRFKDDVKEVVSGLDCGVQVKDYQDIKGGDVIEVFEETEIQRKL, via the coding sequence ATGGCAGAAGCAAAGGTAGTACGACTTAGTAAGGCAGCAGGCATTTATAATGTCAGCTCGGATAATATTATGGAAGCCCTAAAGAAAAAGGGTTTTGACAATGTAAATCCGAACACCAAACTAACGCCCGAAATGATTGAGGTGTTGGATAGCCAGTTTGGTTCAGATAAGGCGATTAAGCAGCAGGCAGACAGTACCAACAAGGTAGAAAAGCCGGCGATGGAAACCATCCAGATGCCAACAGAAAAACCGGTGGCCCCTCAAAAGCAGGAGGAAGAGGAAATCATTATCAAGAGCAATATCGCTCATGCAGAAGATGAGCCAATCAGAGCTGTTAAGCAGAAGTTGGAAGGCCCGAAAGTGATTGATAAGATTGATCTGGAGGCGAAGCCGAAGAAGGGCAAAAAGAAAGTCGAGGAGGTGGTTGAAGTAGTAGAAGAGGTGGTGGTTCCCGCCCCTATTGTTGAAGCGCCGCCGGTTGAAGAACCCAAAACCAAGAAGAAAAAAGAAGAGCCGGCACCGGTACCTGAAGAGAAGCACGAAACAAAGTACCAGCAACTCACCGGGCCTAAACAGATAGGCATTATTGACCTGACTAAATTTGCAGAGAAGCCTAAGAAAAAGGAAGACGAAGCAAAGGACGGAGAAGCAAAAAAGCGTACGCGGAAGCTTGTAAAGAAAAAGGAACGGGCTCCATTAGCCGCTGATCCGCAGTACAACAAAAAAGTGGATGACTTCCAGCGCAGACGGGAAGTTAAGAAAGCAGATCCGGCACAGCCCGCTGAGATAACCGAGAAGGAAATTGAAGATAAAATCAAGGCCACGATGGCGAAAATCCAAGCGCAGACTTCAAAGAGCGATCGCTCTAAGTTCCGCCGCGGAAAGCGCGAATCTGTCCAAGAAAAAATGGCCTCCGAAAAGCAGGGGTTAGAAAACAACAAGTTGCAGGTGGCAGAGTTTACCTCGGTTGCCGAACTGGCCAGTTTAATGGATTTGTCACCGGTGCAGATTATCCGGACCTGTATGGGATTGGGTGTGATCGTTTCTATCAACCAACGTTTGGATGCCACGGTGATTGAATTAGTGGCTGCTGAACATGGTTTTGAGATTTCCTTCATTTCTGCTGCGGATCAAACTGCATTTAAAGAAGACGAAGCCGACAAGCCGGAAGACTTACTGCCCCGCGCTCCAATTGTTACCATCATGGGTCACGTGGATCACGGAAAAACATCCTTGTTGGACTACATCCGCAAGACCAAAGTAGCCGATAAAGAAGCCGGTGGAATTACGCAGCACATTGGTGCCTATGAAGTGACTACAGCAGACGACAAGAAAATTACTTTCCTTGATACACCAGGCCACGAAGCCTTCACCGCTATGCGGGCGCGTGGAGCCAAAGTAACCGACATCGCGGTGATTGTGATTGCCGCTGATGATGCCGTGATGCCTCAAACAAAAGAAGCCATCAACCATGCTCAATCAGCAGGCGTACCGATGATATTCGCTTTCAACAAAATTGATAAAGACGGCGCTAACCCCAATAAAATACGCGAGCAATTATCGGCTATGAATTTGTTGGTAGAAGAATGGGGCGGGCCTTATCAGTCGCAGGAAATATCTGCCAAAAAAGGATTGAATGTTGATTTGCTATTGGAGAAAATTGCCATCCAGGCAGAGTTGCTGGAACTAAAGGCCAATGCGAAAAAAATGGCCATAGGCTCGGTGATTGAAGCAACACTCGATAAAGGGCGCGGATATACCACCACCTTATTGGTTCAGGCCGGAACGCTTAAAATGGGTGATATTATTGTGGCCGGACCATATTACGGAAGAATAAAAGCCATGTTTGACCATACCGGTGCTAAAGTTAAAGCAGCCGGACCATCGGTGCCGATTCAGGTGCTGGGTTTGAGTGGCGCACCACAGGCCGGTGAGAAATTCAAGGTTTTTGATAACGAACAAGATGCTAAGGAACTGGCGAATAAGCGGGCACAAATAGAAAGAGAAACGGGTATCCGCACCAAGAAGCACATCACGCTCGATGAAATCGGTCGTCGTTTGGCTCTGGGCAACTTCAAAGAACTGAACCTTATCTTGAAGGGTGATGTGGACGGATCGGTAGAAGCGCTGGCCGACTCCTTACTGAAACTTTCTACCGAAGAAATTCAAATACGTATTATACACAAAGGCGTGGGCGCCATCTCCGAATCAGATGTGTTGCTCGCTGCGGCATCCGATGCGATTGTCATCGGGTTTAACGTCCGTCCTTCACAAAATGCCAAGAAGATTTCGGAAACCGAAAACATTGACATTCGCCTTTACTCGGTTATCTATAAAGCCATTGACGAAATCAAGAGTGCGATGGAAGGGCTCCTCGAACCGAAGATTGAAGAAAAGGTTATTGGCAACCTCGACGTGAAAGATGCCATTCATATCAGCAAGGTCGGTACCATCGCCGGATGCTTTGTCCGCGACGGAAGAGTGCTCAGCAAATCCAAAGTCCGTATCATTCGCGATGGCATCGTGATTCACACCGGAATCGTTTCTGGATTGAAACGCTTCAAGGATGATGTGAAGGAAGTAGTGAGTGGTCTAGATTGCGGCGTTCAAGTCAAAGACTATCAGGACATCAAAGGTGGCGATGTCATCGAGGTATTTGAAGAAACAGAAATACAACGCAAACTCTAA
- a CDS encoding lysophospholipid acyltransferase family protein, with the protein MITYYLIAPLLFLLSKLPTNALYRLADVLAFFLRVVFHYRQEVVYKNLRNSFPNKSEEEIQQIAKESYTHLADRIVENIRCIGMSREEADQRIIIKNPEVITDLYNQGRHVVIIVGHIGAWEFNVYKLSALTKHELFGLVSRVKNPYFNRMIQRTRGRMGMNLVYTQESKAFFNREFTRPSLTTFIADQSPSNKLKAYWTTFLNQPTAFFTGPEGFAKLRNAAVFYAHEVQIRRGYFEAEFIPITYSPNETAPNEITEKFARLMEKTITQYPSDWLWSHKRWKHKKEAV; encoded by the coding sequence ATGATTACCTATTACCTCATTGCCCCGCTTCTTTTTCTGCTTTCCAAACTTCCTACCAATGCTTTATATCGGCTGGCCGATGTGCTTGCTTTTTTTCTGCGGGTGGTATTTCACTATCGTCAAGAGGTGGTTTACAAGAACCTGCGCAACTCTTTTCCAAACAAATCGGAAGAAGAGATTCAGCAGATTGCTAAAGAGTCTTACACCCATCTGGCCGACCGGATTGTAGAAAACATCCGCTGTATCGGCATGTCGAGAGAAGAAGCCGACCAAAGAATTATCATCAAGAACCCAGAGGTAATTACCGACCTTTACAATCAGGGACGGCATGTGGTGATCATCGTGGGGCACATCGGCGCTTGGGAGTTCAACGTTTACAAACTGAGCGCGCTGACCAAACACGAACTTTTCGGGTTAGTGAGCCGTGTTAAGAATCCCTACTTCAACCGGATGATTCAACGCACACGCGGACGGATGGGCATGAACCTGGTTTATACGCAAGAGAGCAAAGCATTTTTTAATCGAGAGTTCACGCGCCCTTCGCTCACCACTTTTATTGCCGACCAGTCGCCCTCGAATAAATTGAAGGCCTATTGGACTACTTTTCTGAACCAGCCTACTGCATTCTTTACTGGTCCCGAAGGCTTTGCCAAACTTCGCAACGCCGCTGTTTTCTATGCTCATGAAGTGCAGATTCGTCGCGGATATTTTGAGGCTGAGTTTATACCCATTACCTATTCGCCCAATGAAACCGCTCCGAACGAAATCACCGAAAAGTTTGCGCGATTAATGGAAAAGACCATCACCCAATATCCCTCCGACTGGCTGTGGAGTCATAAAAGATGGAAGCACAAAAAAGAGGCAGTTTGA
- a CDS encoding alkaline phosphatase family protein has translation MAQKTKKPRLLAGPVVGAVTKTSAKIWIAYQGEGKNALILGDTAEKRIYYPTKAEYITNSEGVVALTMTFTGLQPDHHYNILISIDGWGAHAKYVFKTPADSIGKDFNFLVGSCVLLNTDVSRGIFPGLSNWIFYRMKKKHSDCVLWLGNTSYYFYPWQHSSYEAMFKRQLKIRKVYNNFYRDLLAGQANYTIWDDRDYGPDNSDNTFALKDTSLKIFKGFWPNEYPEGTQFNGNYYNFRRYDTEFFMLDDRYFRDPPGDSSAAFLGETQMIWLKHKLLSSQATLKWICTGSQVLNDDASDSYARYSKERNDLFDFIVDNNITGVVFLSGGQHSAEICKREWNGYPIYEFTSAPLTTLPLPWRMIKAYHNPWRIKGTDFPFRNFGRISVSGPAEERMIKMEFLGRAGKTRKEFHLSEKELQKK, from the coding sequence ATGGCGCAAAAAACAAAGAAACCCCGCCTACTGGCAGGGCCGGTAGTGGGCGCGGTCACCAAGACTTCGGCTAAAATATGGATTGCTTACCAAGGGGAAGGTAAAAATGCGCTCATATTGGGAGACACCGCCGAAAAACGAATTTATTATCCCACGAAAGCCGAATATATCACCAACAGCGAGGGAGTGGTAGCGCTCACTATGACTTTCACCGGGCTTCAACCCGATCACCATTATAATATTCTGATCTCGATAGATGGATGGGGCGCTCATGCCAAATACGTCTTCAAGACTCCCGCAGATTCAATCGGGAAGGACTTTAATTTTTTGGTTGGTTCTTGTGTGCTGCTGAATACGGATGTCAGCCGAGGTATTTTCCCGGGATTATCCAACTGGATCTTTTATCGGATGAAAAAAAAACACAGCGATTGCGTGCTATGGCTCGGAAATACTTCCTACTATTTCTATCCCTGGCAGCACAGCAGTTATGAAGCCATGTTCAAGCGGCAGCTAAAAATCAGGAAAGTATATAACAACTTCTACCGCGATTTGCTGGCTGGTCAGGCGAACTACACCATTTGGGATGATCGCGATTATGGTCCTGATAATTCTGACAACACCTTTGCTTTGAAAGATACCTCCCTAAAAATATTCAAAGGATTCTGGCCAAATGAATATCCTGAAGGAACGCAGTTTAATGGCAACTACTATAACTTTCGTCGCTATGATACGGAGTTCTTTATGCTCGACGACCGATATTTCAGAGACCCACCCGGCGATTCTTCAGCGGCTTTTTTGGGCGAAACACAAATGATTTGGCTCAAGCACAAACTGCTATCTAGCCAAGCGACTTTGAAATGGATTTGCACCGGCTCTCAGGTATTAAACGATGACGCGAGTGATTCTTATGCCCGCTATTCCAAAGAAAGAAATGATTTGTTTGATTTCATTGTGGACAACAACATCACCGGGGTGGTATTTCTTTCGGGAGGGCAACACAGCGCAGAAATTTGCAAGCGCGAATGGAATGGCTATCCGATTTATGAATTTACCAGCGCACCACTCACCACCCTGCCGCTTCCCTGGCGGATGATTAAAGCCTATCATAACCCTTGGCGGATTAAAGGGACCGATTTCCCTTTTCGCAATTTTGGGCGAATCTCAGTTTCCGGCCCGGCAGAAGAAAGGATGATTAAAATGGAATTTCTCGGTCGGGCAGGGAAAACCCGAAAGGAGTTTCACCTATCCGAAAAAGAATTGCAGAAGAAATAA
- a CDS encoding response regulator gives MCESEKLEKARNILLLDSSEQSAQEIQRFLKASAHVFSLSHAPGVEEGLNYLKNRKPDVVLLDSEITGDKNFSALRQWLKSQNIPVILLSDTDREETARQVELSGAEEYLVKNKLNLFNLQKIIQNILKVSETETKLDNAVSRFSNRDESLFKLLNKINAGVLVLNENNSIAYANTKLYSILSNETVRHHLSGYLNYRELEEEETLVLKPGNQLSIELRISETEWNNEKANLFLIESEKLEGDSQKALLSGDVFQTLLNSTRGNVLLIQEGIILFANKAGIKTLGTKSSEIVSQPLEKFIVAEGLSLQNKSIHSLFADKESEGVLRLLSGATLRIKYLLKPVNLSGAFYELFSFETVSDQADLLAPKGRTDGSKFSNDSIMHLASHDLREPVRTILNYVQLLSDNLDNKKYEAASEYAGFAKEAAGRMDQLLSDLKIFISLNEHDFSLSKVSMKSVAADVLKRLKKKVEETEAEINVAALPEVHADIELVQMLLYYLTDNAIKFCKKGKKPVVDIGFDKFEGNVIFCVRDNGIGISKKYYQLIFESFERLNRVDEYTGNGLGLAICKKIVAMHGGEIWVESLPGAGSNFYFTLRGK, from the coding sequence TTGTGCGAATCAGAAAAATTGGAGAAGGCGCGTAACATATTATTGTTGGACAGTAGTGAGCAAAGTGCGCAGGAGATTCAACGTTTCCTGAAAGCCAGCGCCCATGTATTCAGTCTGAGCCATGCGCCAGGGGTAGAAGAAGGGTTGAATTATCTAAAAAATAGAAAGCCGGATGTAGTGCTCCTTGATTCTGAAATTACCGGAGATAAGAATTTTTCTGCGCTCCGTCAATGGCTGAAGAGTCAGAATATTCCGGTGATTCTTTTGTCGGATACCGACCGCGAAGAAACCGCTAGGCAAGTAGAGCTATCCGGTGCAGAGGAGTATCTTGTCAAGAACAAGCTCAATCTTTTTAACCTTCAAAAAATTATTCAAAACATTCTGAAGGTAAGCGAAACAGAAACAAAACTAGATAACGCAGTCAGCCGGTTCAGCAATCGTGACGAATCACTTTTCAAACTATTGAATAAAATTAATGCCGGAGTATTGGTGCTGAATGAAAACAATTCCATCGCCTACGCCAACACGAAATTATACAGCATTCTCAGCAATGAAACGGTGAGACATCATTTGTCCGGCTACCTGAACTATCGCGAGTTAGAAGAAGAAGAAACGTTGGTGCTGAAACCCGGCAACCAATTATCTATCGAATTGCGCATCAGCGAAACGGAATGGAATAATGAGAAGGCAAATCTGTTCTTGATAGAAAGTGAAAAGCTGGAGGGCGATAGCCAGAAGGCACTTTTATCGGGAGATGTTTTTCAAACGCTGTTAAACTCTACTCGAGGGAATGTTTTATTGATCCAAGAGGGAATTATTCTTTTCGCCAATAAAGCAGGTATTAAAACACTCGGAACAAAATCTTCCGAGATAGTAAGCCAGCCTTTGGAAAAATTTATCGTAGCAGAGGGCTTGTCGTTACAAAACAAATCTATTCATTCTCTTTTCGCTGATAAGGAATCGGAGGGAGTGCTGAGGCTGTTGAGCGGTGCCACATTGCGCATTAAATATCTTTTGAAGCCGGTCAACTTATCAGGAGCGTTTTACGAGCTGTTCTCGTTTGAAACCGTTTCAGACCAAGCAGATCTATTAGCACCCAAAGGTAGAACAGACGGAAGTAAGTTCAGCAATGACAGCATTATGCACCTTGCCTCACATGATTTAAGGGAACCGGTGCGAACTATTTTGAATTATGTTCAGTTGTTGTCTGATAACCTGGATAATAAAAAATATGAAGCCGCTTCAGAGTATGCCGGATTTGCGAAAGAAGCAGCCGGACGAATGGATCAACTCTTGAGCGATTTAAAAATATTCATTAGCCTAAATGAACATGATTTTTCTCTGTCGAAAGTATCCATGAAGTCCGTGGCAGCAGATGTATTGAAGCGATTGAAAAAGAAAGTAGAAGAAACAGAAGCAGAAATCAACGTTGCGGCATTACCTGAAGTACATGCGGATATTGAATTGGTACAAATGCTGCTCTATTATCTGACGGACAATGCCATCAAGTTTTGCAAAAAAGGAAAGAAGCCGGTGGTAGATATCGGTTTTGATAAGTTTGAAGGGAATGTCATTTTCTGCGTTCGCGATAATGGAATTGGCATTTCTAAAAAATATTACCAACTCATATTTGAATCCTTTGAACGCCTGAACCGGGTGGATGAATATACCGGTAACGGTTTAGGTTTAGCTATTTGTAAAAAGATTGTAGCCATGCACGGTGGCGAAATATGGGTGGAGAGCCTTCCCGGTGCCGGAAGTAATTTTTATTTTACCTTAAGGGGCAAGTGA
- a CDS encoding SDR family oxidoreductase encodes MNYTLITGASKGIGKAFAHECASRGMNLILVARSGHLLEEVAQEVRGQGVQVHTFAADLLDHAVHKKVFEWIEEKGLAVNMLINNAGMGFYGKFNEGSLEKQLEMMHLNMDSMIKIAHEFLRHSDPNQPRYLLNTSSAGAFQPVPFITIYSATKSFIFSFSLGIRHELRKQGVHVTAFCPGGIESDFFGPAQMEEVVKKNARFMQKPGPAVKIAMDGLLKNKAFVIPGLVNKAGAIVAQIFPYSIVVPTAARLYDPDGI; translated from the coding sequence ATGAACTATACATTAATAACAGGAGCTAGTAAAGGAATCGGAAAAGCATTTGCACATGAGTGTGCCTCAAGGGGCATGAACCTGATACTCGTAGCTCGTTCCGGTCACCTGTTAGAAGAGGTCGCTCAAGAAGTTAGAGGCCAAGGAGTGCAGGTGCATACATTTGCTGCCGACCTGCTTGATCATGCGGTTCATAAAAAAGTATTCGAATGGATTGAGGAGAAAGGCTTAGCAGTAAACATGCTCATCAACAACGCCGGAATGGGCTTCTATGGCAAGTTTAATGAAGGTTCTTTAGAGAAGCAGCTTGAAATGATGCACCTGAATATGGATTCGATGATCAAAATCGCTCATGAATTCCTTCGTCATTCTGATCCTAACCAGCCGCGTTATCTACTCAACACGTCCAGTGCCGGAGCCTTCCAACCGGTTCCGTTTATAACCATATACTCAGCTACCAAGTCATTCATCTTTTCATTCTCGCTTGGAATCCGTCATGAATTAAGAAAGCAAGGAGTACACGTAACTGCTTTTTGTCCCGGTGGAATTGAGTCGGATTTTTTTGGTCCTGCGCAGATGGAAGAAGTTGTGAAAAAGAATGCAAGGTTTATGCAAAAACCGGGACCGGCAGTAAAAATTGCAATGGATGGCTTGCTTAAAAATAAGGCTTTTGTTATCCCAGGCTTGGTGAACAAGGCTGGAGCAATAGTCGCTCAGATATTTCCATATAGTATAGTGGTTCCAACCGCAGCCCGTCTTTATGACCCTGACGGAATATAG
- a CDS encoding diacylglycerol kinase family lipid kinase, with protein MKKIAFIIHGKIRRRQALSDEIRIVFSPYYKIDFFITTHRGHATELAATAVMEGANYMISVGGDGTLNEVANGLMRALPQMEQRKKICLGLLPFGTGNDFSRTIRVTRSLESLKAYIDNDRCHEIDLGQATFTGLKGMKEQRFFVNITDVGIGGFIVRSLDNSSKIFGAFLTYQYAIFYAFFHYRKQPLRIRADDWSYEGKAMELVIANGQFIGGGLCIAPGAKPDDGKFLLALGGKISLWDYLKNWSNIQHGEKIDHPEAYYQSAQKVLVEAMAEQIPIDMDGDFVGYTPLEISMIPQAIRFLY; from the coding sequence ATGAAGAAGATTGCCTTTATTATTCACGGAAAAATCAGAAGAAGGCAAGCACTTTCTGACGAGATTAGGATTGTTTTTAGTCCTTATTATAAAATAGATTTTTTCATTACCACTCATCGCGGCCACGCTACTGAGCTTGCTGCCACTGCCGTGATGGAGGGAGCAAATTATATGATCTCTGTTGGTGGAGATGGAACGCTGAACGAAGTGGCCAACGGTCTGATGCGTGCTTTACCTCAAATGGAACAACGAAAAAAAATCTGTCTAGGTCTTCTTCCATTTGGAACCGGTAATGACTTTTCGCGAACCATCCGAGTTACCCGCTCCTTAGAATCTTTAAAGGCTTATATAGACAACGACCGGTGCCACGAAATAGATTTAGGTCAAGCTACCTTCACCGGTTTAAAGGGAATGAAGGAACAACGGTTCTTCGTTAATATTACGGATGTCGGTATAGGTGGATTCATCGTACGGTCCTTAGATAATTCCTCAAAAATATTTGGCGCATTTCTGACGTACCAGTATGCGATTTTCTATGCCTTTTTCCACTATCGCAAGCAACCGCTTCGGATACGAGCAGATGATTGGAGCTATGAGGGAAAAGCGATGGAATTAGTGATTGCAAACGGCCAATTTATCGGGGGTGGTTTATGTATTGCTCCCGGAGCAAAACCGGACGATGGAAAATTCCTTCTGGCCTTGGGTGGAAAGATTTCGCTGTGGGACTATCTAAAAAATTGGTCAAATATCCAGCACGGAGAAAAAATTGATCACCCCGAAGCCTATTATCAAAGCGCTCAAAAGGTGCTGGTCGAAGCAATGGCAGAACAAATTCCGATAGACATGGATGGAGATTTTGTAGGCTATACTCCTCTAGAAAT